TTTGGGTATTGCCAAGACTAACTTAGCCTATAGTGCTGTGAAAAAGGTCAACTGACGTGCCGTTCCATTATCGACAAAGCGTTGTTCACCAACACCAATCAGTTTCACAATCACTTCACGTTCTGGGGGTGACCAGTTCCCCTCACGTTGCCCAATTTCAACAAGCGTTTGTTCACCTTCTGTACGAACGCGGTAGGTGGTGAGGCAATAGGCACCGGTTTTATAGTCGAAGGTGCGACCATCATCTTCATACAGCGTAAATTCACCCGTACCCATCCAAACCGACAGCGTCATTTGGTCTAAGGGGCGTTCATCCACATATTGCCTGACGGGTGCCATGGGAATAATCGAACCCGCACGAATATACATCGGCATCCGTTCGAGGGGTGCATCTGCTAAGACGTGAGTTGGGCCATCAAACCCTTCGCCACTCCACCAGTCATACCAGCGACCTTCAGGCAAGTACACCGCACGGTGTTCTACTCCTGGACGGTAAATCGGAGCTGCTAGCAATGAGGAACCCAGCATCACCTGATCGGATAGGGTGTAGGTCTGCGGGTCATGGGGAAAATGATAAAGCAAAGGTCGCAGAATTGGTGCGCCAGTGGTTGCCGCTTCCCAGAACAGGGTGTAGAGGTAGGGGAGCAGGCGGTAACGAAGTTCAATATAATCGCGGCAAATACTCTCCACCTTGTCGCCAAATACCCAAGGTTCATGCCGTGCTGTACTCATGGCGGAATGTCCCCGCATTAAAGGGTAAAGCATTCCCACCTGCATCCAACGTGCAAACAGTTCACCTGTCGCGTTACCTGCAAACCCACCAATATCCGCCCCTACAAAGGCCACACCGGATAGACCCAGGTTACAGATCATTGGGATTGACATTTCCAAATGTTCCCACAGGGATTGATTATCCCCTGTCCACACGGCTGACCAACGTTGAATACCCGCGAAACCCGAACGAGTGAGCACAAAGGAACGCTCAGTTGGACGTAACTCCTCCAACCCTTGACACGATGCCTGTGCCATCATCAATCCGTAGAGGTTGTGAGTTTCAGCATGAGTCGTTCTCTCCTCCGTTGGCCCCTGTGGCGCATCCAGGGGAAACCAAATCTTGTTACCTGGGTCACCAAATGGACGGTCATCCAGTGCGGGTTCGTTCATGTCGTTCCAGACACCCGCAACACCAATGCTAGTTAAGCTCTTTTGCCAGCTTCCCCACCAATCCCGGACTTCAGGGCGTATAAAATCCGGAAAAACCGCCTTATCAGGCCAGACGTAGCCATGAAACAGTTGACCATCCGTTTTTCGCACAAAATAGTCGTTTTTTAACCCCTCGTCAAACACCTCATAATCGGCTTCTGGCTCATACTTAACGCCTGGGTCAATAATCGTGACGGTCTTGAATCCGTCTTGCTTGAGCTCGTTAATCAACTGCGGGGCATCCCCGAAGCGCTTAGGACTCCACGTAAAAACTCGGTAGCCCTTCATATAATCAATATCGAGATGGATGACATCACAGGGAATGCGGCGCTGACGAAATTCACGGGCGAGTTCGCGCACCACACTATCTGATTCGT
This sequence is a window from Microcoleus sp. AS-A8. Protein-coding genes within it:
- a CDS encoding glycoside hydrolase family 31 protein, translated to MPQYFGQLHTTEQPWSSLGAVQAIQQEERHILFKCGEPCLTISVLAPNLIRVRMTPTGEFLAHRSWAVVQADEQWPLAPFEVQEKADAVEIRTEQLRLVVHRDPCRIQFFDSQGQPFAQDADPAMGWREGTVAGWKQIETDEHFYGFGERTGLLDQIAKVRTNWTFDALDYDVLTDNMYQAIPFFMALRPGVGYGLFFNTTFWSQFDMGAEQPGTWRMETRGGELDYYVIYGPEPAEILSTYTQLTGRMPLPPQWALGYQQCRWSYESDSVVRELAREFRQRRIPCDVIHLDIDYMKGYRVFTWSPKRFGDAPQLINELKQDGFKTVTIIDPGVKYEPEADYEVFDEGLKNDYFVRKTDGQLFHGYVWPDKAVFPDFIRPEVRDWWGSWQKSLTSIGVAGVWNDMNEPALDDRPFGDPGNKIWFPLDAPQGPTEERTTHAETHNLYGLMMAQASCQGLEELRPTERSFVLTRSGFAGIQRWSAVWTGDNQSLWEHLEMSIPMICNLGLSGVAFVGADIGGFAGNATGELFARWMQVGMLYPLMRGHSAMSTARHEPWVFGDKVESICRDYIELRYRLLPYLYTLFWEAATTGAPILRPLLYHFPHDPQTYTLSDQVMLGSSLLAAPIYRPGVEHRAVYLPEGRWYDWWSGEGFDGPTHVLADAPLERMPMYIRAGSIIPMAPVRQYVDERPLDQMTLSVWMGTGEFTLYEDDGRTFDYKTGAYCLTTYRVRTEGEQTLVEIGQREGNWSPPEREVIVKLIGVGEQRFVDNGTARQLTFFTAL